The Streptomyces sp. NBC_01363 region TGTCCGGGTGGGTCGGGGAGTCGGGGGCGGACGACGTGGGGCCCGGTGTCTTGCCGTTCATGAGCGCGTAGACGGATCCGCCGGCGCCTATGGCCACGAGTACGGCGACGGCGACGAGCGCGATGGACGAGCCCCTGCCGCGGCGGGCGGGTTCGGGCTCGGGCTGCGGGGCGGCGGGGTAGGCGGGGCCGTACGGGGGCGTGGCGCCGAATCCGGGCTGAGGCTGCGGCTGTTGGTACGGCTGTTGCTGCTGTGGTGGATATCCGTACCCGGCGTGGTTCTGCTGGGGGCCGAAGCCCTGGCCGGGGTGCGGCTGGGCGGGCAGCGGCGGGTAGCCGTAGGCGGGGGCCCCGTGCGGTGGGGCGGGGGACGGGGTCGGCGGGTCCGCGAGCTGCGTGGGCACGGGGCGGTCCGAGGGGGCCGCGGGAGGCGCGGGCACCGGAGGTCTCTCGTCCGGTACGGGGGCCTGTGCGGCCGTCGCCTCCTCCGCCGCCTCCTCCGGATCCTCGGAGTCAAGCAACTCCACGGCGTGGCGGCCGAGTTGGGCGATCAGTGCACCCGGGAGCCAGGGTTCCGCCGTGTCCGCGCCGGCCAGGCGCGCCAGGATTGCGTCCGTCGTCGGGCGGGCGGCCGGGTCCTTCCGCAGGCAGTCCCTGACCAGTTCGACGAGGCCCACGGGGACGCCGGTCAGGTCCGGGTCCTCCTGCGCGATCCGGAACATCTGCGCGTGCGCGCCGCTGTCGGACGCGCCGAACGGGAACCGGCCGGTCGAGGCGTACGCCAGTACCGAGCCGAGACAGAACACGTCGCACGCCGGAGTCACCCGCTCGCCCCGTACCTGCTCGGGCGCCATGAAACCGGGCGATCCGACCAGGGCCCCGGTGCGGGTGACACCGCCGTCGGTGACGGTGTCGAGCGCGCGGGCTATACCGAAGTCGATGACGCGCGGTCCGTCGATCGTCAGCAGGATGTTGGAGGGCTTGAGATCGCGGTGGATGAGCCCGGCGGCGTGGATGGCCTGGAGGGCGCGGGCGAGACCGGCCCCCAGGATGTGGACCGAACGCTCGGGCAGGGGGCCGTACGCACCGGAGGCCGCGCCCTCGGGGGTGCGCGAGCGGCCGGTGACGGTGGCGTGCAGCGAGGGCCCGGCGACGTATCCGGTGGCGACCCAGGGCACGGCGGCCTCGGTGTCCGCGTCCAGCACGGGGGCGGTCCAGGCGGAGCCGACCTGGCGGGCGGCCCGTACCTCGTGGCGGAACCGGTCGCGGAACTCCTGCTGTTCGGCGAGTTCGCCGCGTACCAGCTTGATCGCGACGGTACGGCCGCGGTCGGACCGGGCCAGATAGACCTGGCCCATGCCGCCCGCGCCGAGCCGGCCCAGCAGCCGGTACGCGCCGATGGCACGCGGATCCTGTGGCGTCAGGCTCTGCATGGCGCTGAACGTCCTTCCCCCGGGAGTGAACTGAGCGGTTCCTGGCGTGGCTCGATCATAGGGATCCACGCAGCGCGCGGCCGGGCCGGTTGCGGGTTCGGGGGTCTTCGTGGGTTCCGGGCGTCCGGGGCGCGTCGGAGGCGGACCGAGGGGGCTCGTCGGCGGTGCGCGGGACCCGGCCCCGTATGCCGACGACCCGACACCCTGCCCACCAGAGCGCGCCACGCCATACAAGGTGGCCATGTCGGGCCGCTCCCGGCGCGACCTACGCTCGCCGCATGACCCCTCATGCCCCTCATGTCGACCCCGCCGCCGGTGCGGCCGTGAAGGCCGCCGACCGCGCGCACGTGTTCCACTCCTGGTCCGCCCAGGGTCTGATCGACCCGCTCGCCGTCGCCGGCGCCGAGGGGGCGTACTTCTGGGACTACGACGGCAACCGCTACCTGGACTTCACCAGCGGCCTCGTCTACACCAACATCGGCTACCAGCACCCCACCGTCGTCGCCGCGATCCAGGAGCAGGCGGGCAAGCTCGCCACCTTCGCCCCCGCGTTCGCGATCGAGGCGCGCTCCGAGGCCGCACGCCTCATCGCCGAGCGCACCCCCGGTGACCTGGACAAGATCTTCTTCACCAACGGCGGCGCCGAGGCCGTCGAGAACGCCGTCCGGATGGCCCGGCTGCACACCGGCCGTACGAAGGTGCTCTCCGCCTACCGCTCGTACCACGGCGCCACCTCCACCGCGATCAACCTGACCGGCGACCCGCGCCGCTGGCCGTCCGACAACGGTTCGGCGGGCGTCGTCCGCTTCTGGGCACCGTTCCTCTACCGCTCGCCGTTCCACGCCGAGACCGAGGCCGAGGAGTGCGCCCGCGCGCTCCAGCACCTGGAGGACACCCTCGCCTTCGAGGGCCCCGGCAGCATCGCCGCGATCATCCTGGAGACGATCCCCGGCACCGCGGGCATCATGACGCCGCCGCCCGGCTATCTCGCGGGCGTCCGCGAGATCTGCGACCGGTACGGCATCGTCTTCATCCTCGACGAGGTCATGGCCGGTTTCGGCCGCACCGGCAAGTGGTTCGCCGCCGACCACTTCGACGTGGTGCCGGACCTGATGACCTTCGCCAAGGGCGTCAACTCCGGTTACGTACCGCTCGGCGGTGTCGCGATCTCCGCCGAGATCGCCGCGACCTTCGAGACTCGCGCCTACCCGGGCGGACTGACCTACTCCGGTCACCCGCTGGCCTGCGCGGCCGCCGTCGCCACCATTCACGTGATGGAGGACGAGAAGGTCATCGAGAACGCCGCGCACATCGGCGAGACGGTCCTCGGCCCCGGCCTCCGCGAACTCGCCGAGCGCCACCCGTCGGTCGGCGAGGTCCGCGGCCTCGGCGCGTTCTGGGCACTGGACCTGGTCCGCAACAAGGAGACCCGCGAGCCGCTGGTCCCGTACAACGCGGCGGGCGAGGCCAACGCGCCGATGGCGGCCTTCGGCGCCGCGGCCAAGAAGAACGGCCTGTGGCCCTTCATCAACATGAACCGCACCCACGCCGTTCCGGCCTGCAACGTCACCGAGGCCGAGGCCAAGGAGGGCCTCGCGGCCCTCGACGCGGCGCTGTCGGTCGCGGACGAGCACACAGCGTGACCCGGGTCCGCGCGGCCCGTTAGCGCGACCCGATGGCGCGAACCGGTGGTGTGCGCCCCTCCCCTGCCCGGATCCGGGCACAGCGGCCCTGGCTTAAGGTGACCGCAGGCGAAAAAATGGGGAGGGGCGCCATGTGCGCGAGCGGAGCTGTGACCCGCAGTACGCTGCGGCAGCAGATCGCGGACGCGCTGCGTGACGAGGTGCTCGCCGGGCGTCTGCAGCCGGGGCGGGAGTTCACGGTCAAGCAGATCGCCGAGCAGTACGGCGTCTCGGCGACACCGGTGCGCGAGGCGCTCTTCGACCTCTCCGCGCAGGGACTGCTGGAATCGGATCAGCACCGGGGCTTCCGGGTACGGGAGTTCACCGTCGCCGACTACCGGTCCCTGGTCGAGGCCCGCAGCCTGGTCATCGAGGGAGTCATCCGCGGCGTGTTCCTCGGCGCCGGGCTCTCGACCGCGCAGCCGACGGCGTTCCGGGACTGCCTGGTCTCCGTGCGCCGCAGGGCCCAGGAGGCCGCGCGGGCGGCGCGGGGCGGCGACCTCGACATCCTCATCGGCTACGACCTGCGGTTCTGGCGCGAGTTGGGCGCGCTCGTGGGCAACGCGTACATCAACGACTTCCTGCACCGACTGCGCGTCCAGGCATGGGTGTTCGCGGTGCCGTACCTGCGCCACGACGAGGCTGCCCGGGACTGGCTCTGGCACGGTCATGAGGATCTCGTCGCGGCGATCACACTCGGCGAACACGACGCGGTGCGCGCGGTGATGGACGACTACAACACCCACGCGCTGAACTGGGCGGACCGGCTCGCGGCCGGTGAGCTCGAACATCCGCGGCGCGACGGGCAGCCGACCGGGCAGGCCCCGGACCCCGGGGCACCGCAGCCGTAACCCCCGTCCCGCCCCCTCGCCGCCGACGGCCACTGTGCGCAACGCGCCCACCGCATTACGCTGTCCCGACCATCTTGAACGTTCCGATGCGCACCGTGGGAGAGCGAGACTTCGTGGCCTGTGACCTGTGGCTGGTTCC contains the following coding sequences:
- a CDS encoding serine/threonine-protein kinase, translated to MQSLTPQDPRAIGAYRLLGRLGAGGMGQVYLARSDRGRTVAIKLVRGELAEQQEFRDRFRHEVRAARQVGSAWTAPVLDADTEAAVPWVATGYVAGPSLHATVTGRSRTPEGAASGAYGPLPERSVHILGAGLARALQAIHAAGLIHRDLKPSNILLTIDGPRVIDFGIARALDTVTDGGVTRTGALVGSPGFMAPEQVRGERVTPACDVFCLGSVLAYASTGRFPFGASDSGAHAQMFRIAQEDPDLTGVPVGLVELVRDCLRKDPAARPTTDAILARLAGADTAEPWLPGALIAQLGRHAVELLDSEDPEEAAEEATAAQAPVPDERPPVPAPPAAPSDRPVPTQLADPPTPSPAPPHGAPAYGYPPLPAQPHPGQGFGPQQNHAGYGYPPQQQQPYQQPQPQPGFGATPPYGPAYPAAPQPEPEPARRGRGSSIALVAVAVLVAIGAGGSVYALMNGKTPGPTSSAPDSPTHPDTSSGSRANDDPSSPDSSPTDGRQNGDGPIPSGYLGTWSGSIDNAAGHSTRKLVIQQGAVGRSVLTLTADGPLDTGGSYHCVFQATLIAEPSPGGPVEVGPSTVSVGEPMTSCTAGKATTLTLLPDGTLRRENNDSGEQLTYTKDD
- a CDS encoding aspartate aminotransferase family protein, which encodes MTPHAPHVDPAAGAAVKAADRAHVFHSWSAQGLIDPLAVAGAEGAYFWDYDGNRYLDFTSGLVYTNIGYQHPTVVAAIQEQAGKLATFAPAFAIEARSEAARLIAERTPGDLDKIFFTNGGAEAVENAVRMARLHTGRTKVLSAYRSYHGATSTAINLTGDPRRWPSDNGSAGVVRFWAPFLYRSPFHAETEAEECARALQHLEDTLAFEGPGSIAAIILETIPGTAGIMTPPPGYLAGVREICDRYGIVFILDEVMAGFGRTGKWFAADHFDVVPDLMTFAKGVNSGYVPLGGVAISAEIAATFETRAYPGGLTYSGHPLACAAAVATIHVMEDEKVIENAAHIGETVLGPGLRELAERHPSVGEVRGLGAFWALDLVRNKETREPLVPYNAAGEANAPMAAFGAAAKKNGLWPFINMNRTHAVPACNVTEAEAKEGLAALDAALSVADEHTA
- a CDS encoding GntR family transcriptional regulator translates to MCASGAVTRSTLRQQIADALRDEVLAGRLQPGREFTVKQIAEQYGVSATPVREALFDLSAQGLLESDQHRGFRVREFTVADYRSLVEARSLVIEGVIRGVFLGAGLSTAQPTAFRDCLVSVRRRAQEAARAARGGDLDILIGYDLRFWRELGALVGNAYINDFLHRLRVQAWVFAVPYLRHDEAARDWLWHGHEDLVAAITLGEHDAVRAVMDDYNTHALNWADRLAAGELEHPRRDGQPTGQAPDPGAPQP